In Piliocolobus tephrosceles isolate RC106 chromosome 10, ASM277652v3, whole genome shotgun sequence, a single window of DNA contains:
- the ESPL1 gene encoding separin, with protein MRNFKGVNFGTLLSSQKEAEELLPDLKEFLSNPPAGFPSSRSDAERRQACDAILRACNQQLTAKLACPRHLGSLLELAELACDGYLVSTPQRPPLYLERILFVLLRNAAAQGSPEATLRLAQPLHACLVQCCRQAAPQDYEAVARGSFFLLWKGAEALLERRAALTARLKALSFLVLLEDESTPCEVPHFASPTACRVVAAHQLFDASGHGLNEADADFLDDLLSRHVIRALVGERGSSSGLLSPQRALCLLELTLEHCRRFCWSCHHDKAISAVAKAHSYLRNTNLAPSLQLCQLGVKLLQVGEEGPQAVAKLLIKASAVLSKSMEAPSPPLRALYESCQFILSGLERGTKRRYRLDAILTLFAFLGGYCSLLQQLRDDGVCRGSSKQQQSFLQMYFQGLHLYTVVVYDFAQGCQIVDLTDLAQLVESCKSTVVWMLEALEGLSGQELTDYMGMTASYTSNLAYSFYSHKLYTEACAISEPLCQHLGLVKPGTYPEVPPEKLHRCFRLQVESLKKLGKQAQGCKMVTLWLAALKPYSPEHMAEPVTFWVRVKMDASRAGDKELQLKTLRDSLSGWDPETLAFLLREELQAYKSVRADTGQERFNIICDLLELSPEETPAGAWARATHLVELAQVLCYHDFAQQTNCSALDAVREALQLLESVRPEAQARDQLLDDKAQALLWLYICTLEAKMQEGIERDRRAQAPGNLEEFEVNDLNYEDKLQEDRLLYSNIAFNLAADAAQSKCLDQALALWKKLLTKGQAPAVRCLQQTAASLQILAALYQLVAKPMQALEVLLLLRIVSERLKDHSKAAGSSCHITQLLLTLGCPSYAQLYLEEAASSLKHLDQTTDTYLLLSLTCDLLRSQLYWTHQKATEGVSLLLSVLQDPALQKSSKAWYLLRVQALQLVAAYLSLPSDSLSHSLWEQLCAQGWQTPEVALIDSHKLLRSIIVLLMGSDILSTQKAAVETSFLDYGENLVQKWQVLSEVLSCSEKLVCHLGRLGSVSEAKAFCLEALKLTTKLQIPRQCALFLVLKGELELARNDIDLCQSDLQQVLFLLESCTEFGGVTQHLDSVKKVHLQKGKQQAQVACPPQLPEEELFLRGPALELVATVAKEPGPIAPSTNSSPDLKTKPQPIPNFLSHSPTCDCSLCASPVLTAVCLRWVLVTAGVRLAMGHQAQGLDLLQVVLKGCPEATERLTQAFQASLNHKTPPSLVPTLLDEILAQAYTLLALEGLRQPSNKSLQKVLESGLKFVAARIPQLEPWRASLLLIWALTKLAGLSCCTTQLFASSWGWWPPLIKSVPGSEPSKTQSQKRSGRGRQQVASAPLRLNNTSQKGLEGRGPPCTPRPPGRIRQAGPHVPFTVFEEVCPTKSTPEVPQAPRVQQRAQTRLKVNFNEDSDLEDPVSAEAWLAEEPKRRGTASRGQGRARNVLSLKTDAVVAPGSAPGNPGLSGRSRRAKKVASRHCEEQRPQRASDQARPGPEIMRTIPEEELTDNWREMSFEILRASDGEDSASGRKAPAPDPEAASGEWELLRLDSSKKELPRPCPDKESDKDLGPQLRLPSAPIATGLSTLDSICDSLSVAFRGISHCPPSGLYAHLCRFLALCLGHRDPYATAFFVTESVSITCRHQLLTHLHRQLSKAQKYRGSLEIADQLQGLSLQETPGDVPLARIQRLFSFRALGSGHFPQPEKESFQERLALIPSGVTVCVLALATLQPGTMGNTLLLTRLEKDSPPVSVQIPTGQNKLPLHSVLNEFDAIQKAQKENSSCTDKREWWTGRLALDHRMEVLIASLEKSVLGCWKGLLLPSSEEPSPAQEASRLQELLRECGWKYPDPTLLKIMLSGAGALTPQDIQALAYGLCPTQPERAQELLNEAVGRLQGLTVPSNSHLVLVLDKDLQKLPWESMPSLQALPVTRLPSFRFLLSYSIIKEYGASPVLSQGVDPRSTFYVLNPHNNLSSTEEQFRAYFSSEAGWRGVVGEVPRPEQVQEALTQHDLYIYAGHGAGAHFLDGQAVLRLSCRAVALLFGCSSAALAVHGNLEGAGIVLKYIMAGCPLFLGNLWDVTDRDIDRYTEALLQGWLGAGPGAPLLYYVNQARQAPRLKYLIGAAPIAYGLPVFLR; from the exons ATGAGGAACTTTAAAGGAGTCAACTTTGGGACTCTGCTAAGCAGCCAGAAGGAGGCTGAAGAGTTGCTGCCTGACTTGAAG GAGTTCCTGTCCAACCCTCCAGCTGGTTTTCCCAGCAGCCGATCTGATGCTGAGAGGAGACAAGCTTGTGATGCCATCCTGAGGGCTTGCAACCAGCAGCTGACTGCTAAGCTAGCTTGCCCTAGGCATCTGGGGAGCCTGCTGGAGCTGGCAGAGCTGGCCTGTGATGGCTACTTGGTGTCTACCCCCCAGCGTCCTCCCCTCTACCTGGAACGAATTCTCTTCGTCTTATTGCGGAATGCTGCTGCACAAGGAAGCCCAGAGGCCACACTCCGCCTTGCTCAGCCCCTCCATGCCTGCTTGGTGCAGTGCTGTCGCCAGGCTGCTCCCCAGGACTATGAGGCCGTGGCTCGGGGCAGCTTTTTTCTGCTTTGGAAGGGGGCAGAAGCCCTGTTGGAACGGCGAGCTGCACTCACAGCTCGGCTGAAGGCCTTGAGCTTCCTAGTACTTTTGGAGGATGAAAGTACCCCTTGTGAGGTTCCTCACTTTGCCTCTCCAACAGCCTGTCGAGTGGTAGCTGCCCATCAGCTATTCGATGCCAGTGGCCATGGTCTAAATGAAGCAGATGCTGATTTCCTAGATGACCTGCTCTCCAGGCACGTGATCAGAGCCTTGGTGGGTGAGAGAGGGAGCTCTTCTGGGCTTCTTTCTCCCCAGAGGGCCCTCTGCCTCTTGGAGCTCACCTTGGAACACTGCCGTCGCTTTTGCTGGAGCTGCCACCATGACAAAGCCATCAGCGCAGTGGCAAAGGCTCATAGTTACCTAAGGAACACCAATCTAGCCCCTAGCCTTCAGCTATGTCAGCTGGGGGTTAAGCTGCTGCAAGTTGGGGAGGAAGGACCTCAGGCAGTGGCCAAGCTTCTGATCAAGGCATCAGCTGTCCTGAGCAAGAGTATGGAGGCACCATCACCCCCGCTTCGGGCATTGTATGAGAGCTGCCAGTTCATCCTTTCAGGCCTGGAACGAGGCACCAAGAGGCGCTATAGACTTGATGCCATTCTGACCCTCTTTGCTTTTCTTGGAGGGTACTGCTCTCTTCTGCAGCAGCTGCGGGATGATGGT GTGTGTAGGGGCTCCTCCAAGCAACAGCAGTCTTTTCTTCAGATGTACTTTCAGGGACTTCACCTCTACACTGTGGTGGTTTATGACTTTGCCCAAGGCTGTCAG ATAGTTGATTTGACTGACCTGGCCCAACTAGTGGAGAGTTGCAAATCTACCGTTGTCTGGATGCTGGAGGCGTTAGAGGGCCTGTCGGGCCAAGAGCTGACGGACTACATGGGGATGACCG CTTCTTACACCAGTAACTTGGCCTACAGCTTTTATAGTCACAAGCTCTATACCGAGGCCTGTGCCATCTCTGAGCCGCTCTGTCAGCACCTGGGTTTGGTGAAGCCAGGCACTTATCCTGAGGTGCCTCCTGAGAAG TTGCACAGGTGCTTCCGGCTACAAGTAGAGAGTTTGAAGAAACTGGGTAAACAAGCCCAGGGCTGCAAGATGGTGACTTTGTGGCTGGCAGCCCTGAAACCCTATAGCCCTGAACACATGGCTGAGCCAGTCACTTTCTGGGTCCGGGTCAAGATGGATGCGTCCAGGGCTGGAGACAAGGAGCTACAGCTAAA GACTCTGCGAGACAGCCTAAGTGGCTGGGACCCGGAGACCCTGGCCTTCCTGCTGAGGGAGGAGTTGCAGGCCTACAAGTCTGTGCGGGCTGACACTGGACAGGAACGCTTCAACATCATCTGTGACCTCCTGGAGCTGAGCCCTGAGGAGACACCAGCCGGGGCCTGGGCACGAGCCACCCACCTGGTAGAACTGGCTCAGGTGCTCTGCTACCATGACTTTGCCCAGCAGACCAACTG CTCTGCTCTGGATGCTGTCCGGGAAGCCCTGCAGCTTCTGGAGTCTGTGAGACCTGAGGCCCAGGCCAGAGATCAGCTTCTGGACGATAAAGCACAGGCCTTGCTGTGGCTTTACATCTGTACTCTGGAAGCCAAAATGCAGGAA GGTATCGAGCGGGATCGGAGAGCCCAGGCTCCTGGTAACTTGGAGGAATTTGAAGTCAATGACCTGAACTATGAAGATAAACTCCAGGAAGATCGTCTCCTATACAGTAACATTGCCTTCAACCTGGCTGCAGATGCTG CTCAGTCCAAATGCCTGGACCAAGCCCTGGCCCTGTGGAAGAAGCTGCTTACGAAGGGGCAGGCCCCAGCTGTACGGTGTCTCCAGCAGACAGCAGCCTCACTGCAGATCCTAGCAGCCCTCTACCAGCTGGTGGCAAAG CCCATGCAGGCTCTGGAGGTCCTCCTGCTGCTACGGATTGTCTCTGAGAGACTGAAGGACCACTCGAAGGCAGCTGGCTCCTCCTGCCACATCACCCAGCTCCTCCTGACCCTCGGCTGTCCCAGCTATGCCCAG TTATACCTGGAAGAGGCAGCATCGAGCCTGAAGCATCTTGATCAGACCACTGACACATACCTGCTCCTTTCCCTGACCTGTGATCTACTTCGAAGTCAACTCTACTGGACTCACCAGAAG GCGACCGAGGGCGTCTCTCTGCTACTGTCTGTGCTTCAGGATCCTGCCCTCCAGAAGTCCTCCAAGGCTTGGTACTTGCTGCGTGTCCAGGCCCTGCAGTTGGTGGCAGCTTACCTTAGCCTCCCGTCAGACAGCCTCTCACATTCCCTGTGGGAGCAGCTCTGTGCCCAAG GCTGGCAGACACCTGAGGTAGCTCTCATAGACTCTCATAAGCTCCTCCGAAGCATCATCGTCCTGCTGATGGGCAGTGACATCCTCTCAACTCAGAAAGCAGCTGTGGAGACATCgtttctggactatg GTGAAAATCTGGTACAAAAATGGCAGGTTCTTTCAGAGGTGCTGAGCTGCTCAGAGAAGCTGGTCTGCCACCTGGGCCGCCTGGGTAGTGTGAGTGAAGCTAAGGCCTTTTGCTTGGAGGCCCTAAAACTTACAACAAAGCTGCAGATACCACGCCA GTGTGCCCTGTTCCTGGTGCTGAAGGGCGAGCTGGAGCTGGCCCGCAATGACATTGATCTCTGTCAGTCAGACCTGCAGCAGGTTCTGTTCTTGCTTGAGTCTTGCACAG AGTTTGGTGGGGTGACTCAGCACCTGGACTCTGTGAAGAAGGTCCACctgcagaaggggaagcagcagGCCCAGGTCGCCTGTCCTCCACAGCTCCCAGAGGAGGAGCTCTTCCTAAGAGGCCCTGCTCTAGAGCTGGTGGCCACTGTAGCCAAGGAGCCTGGCCCCATAGCACCTTCTACAAATTCCTCCCCAGACTTGAAAACCAAGCCCCAGCCCATACCCAACTTCCTGTCCCATTCACCCACCTGTGACTGCTCGCTGTGTGCCAGCCCTGTCCTCACAGCAGTCTGTCTGCGCTGGGTATTAGTCACGGCAGGGGTGAGGCTGGCCATGGGCCACCAGGCCCAGGGTCTGGATCTGCTGCAGGTCGTGCTGAAGGGCTGCCCTGAAGCTACCGAGCGCCTCACCCAAGCTTTCCAAGCTTCCCTGAATCATAAAACACCCCCCTCCTTGGTTCCAACCCTCTTGGATGAGATCTTAGCTCAAGCATACACACTGTTGGCATTGGAGGGCCTGAGACAGCCATCAAACAAGAGCCTGCAGAAGGTTCTAGAGTCAGGGCTGAAGTTTGTAGCAGCACGGATACCCCAGCTAGAGCCCTGGCGAGCCAGCCTGCTCTTGATTTGGGCCCTCACAAAGCTAGCTGGCCTCAGCTGCTGTACTACCCAACTTTTTGCAAGCTCCTGGGGCTGGTGGCCACCATTAATAAAAAGTGTCCCTGGCTCAGAGCCCTCTAAGACTCAGAGCCAAAAACGTTCTGGACGAGGGCGCCAACAGGTAGCCTCTGCTCCCCTGCGCCTCAATAATACCTCTCAGAAAGGTCTGGAAGGTAGAGGACCGCCCTGCACACCTAGACCCCCAGGCCGGATCAGGCAAGCTGGCCCTCATGTCCCCTTCACCGTGTTTGAGGAAGTCTGCCCTACAAAGAGCACGCCTGAAGTTCCCCAGGCCCCCAGAGTACAACAGAGAGCCCAGACGCGCCTCAAG GTGAACTTCAATGAAGACAGTGACttggaagaccctgtctcagctgAGGCCTGGCTGGCAGAGGAGCCTAAGAGACGGGGCACTGCTTCCCGGGGCCAGGGGCGAGCAAGGAACGTCCTGAGCCTAAAGACAGATGCCGTGGTTGCCCCAGGTAGTGCCCCTGGGAATCCTGGCCTGAGTGGCAGGAGCCGGAGAGCCAAGAAGGTGGCATCAAGACATTGTGAGGAGCAGCGTCCCCAGAGGGCCAGTGACCAGGCCAGGCCTGGCCCTGAGATCATGAGGACCATCCCTGAGGAGGAACTGACTGACAACTGGAGAGAAATGAGCTTTGAGATCCTCAGGGCCTCTGATGGGGAAGACTCAGCCTCAG GTAGGAAGGCTCCAGCGCCGGACCCTGAGGCAGCTTCTGGAGAATGGGAGCTGCTGAGGCTGGATTCCAGCAAGAAGGAGCTGCCCAGGCCATGCCCAGACAAGGAGAGTGACAAGGACCTTGGTCCTCAGCTCCGGCTCCCCTCAGCCCCCATAGCCACTG GTCTTTCTACCCTGGACTCCATCTGTGACTCCCTGAGTGTTGCTTTCCGGGGCATTAGTCACTGTCCTCCTAGTGGGCTCTATGCCCACCTCTGCCGCTTCCTGGCCCTGTGCCTGGGCCACCGGGATCCCTATGCCACTGCTTTCTTTGTCACCGAGTCTGTCTCCATCACCTGTCGCCACCAGCTGCTCACCCACCTCCACAGACAACTCAG CAAGGCCCAGAAGTACCGAGGATCACTTGAAATAGCAGACCAGCTGCAGGGGCTGAGCCTTCAGGAGACGCCTGGAGATGTCCCCCTGGCCCGCATCCAGCGCCTCTTTTCCTTCAGGGCTTTGGGATCTGGCCACTTCCCCCAGCCTGAAAAAGAGAGTTTCCAGGAGCGCCTGGCTCTGATCCCCAGTG GGGTGACCGTGTGTGTGTTGGCCCTGGCCACCCTCCAGCCCGGAACCATGGGCAACACCCTCCTATTGACCCGGCTGGAAAAGGACAGTCCCCCAGTCAGTGTGCAGATTCCCACTGGCCAGAACAAG CTTCCTCTGCATTCAGTTCTGAATGAGTTCGATGCCATCCagaaggcacagaaagagaacAGCAGCTGTACTGACAAGCGAGAATGGTGGACGGGGCGGCTGGCACTGGACCACAGGATGGAG GTTCTCATCGCTTCCCTAGAGAAGTCCGTGTTGGGCTGCTGGAAGGGGCTGCTGCTGCCGTCCAGTGAggagcccagccctgcccaggagGCCTCCCGCCTACAGGAGCTGCTACGGGAATGTGGCTGGAAATATCCTGACCCCACTCTGCTGAAA ATCATGCTCAGTGGTGCCGGTGCCCTCACCCCTCAGGACATTCAGGCCCTGGCCTATGGGCTGTGCCCAACCCAGCCAGAGCGAGCCCAGGAGCTCCTGAATGAGGCAGTAGGACGTCTACAGGGCCTGACAGTACCAAGCAATAGCCACCTTGTCTTGGTCCTAGACAAG GACTTGCAGAAGCTGCCATGGGAAAGCATGCCCAGCCTCCAGGCACTGCCTGTCACCCGGCTGCCCTCCTTCCGCTTCCTACTCAGCTACTCCATCATCAAAGAG TATGGGGCCTCGCCAGTGCTGAGTCAAGGGGTGGATCCGCGAAGTACCTTCTATGTCCTGAACCCTCACAATAACCTGTCAAGCACAGAGGAGCAATTTCGAGCCTATTTCAGCAG TGAAGCTGGCTGGAGAGGAGTGGTTGGGGAGGTGCCGAGACCCGAACAGGTGCAGGAAGCCCTGACACAGCATGATTTGTATAT CTATGCAGGGCATGGGGCTGGTGCCCACTTCCTTGACGGGCAGGCTGTCCTGCGGCTGAGCTGCCGGGCAGTGGCCCTGCTGTTTGGCTGTAGCAGTGCGGCCCTGGCTGTGCATGGAAACCTGGAGGGGGCTGGCATCGTGCTCAAGTACATCATGGCTGGTTG cCCCTTGTTTCTGGGTAATCTCTGGGATGTGACTGATCGTGATATTGACCGCTACACGGAGGCTCTGCTGCAGGGCTGGCTTGGAGCAGGCCCGGGGGCCCCCCTTCTCTACTATGTAAACCAGGCCCGCCAAGCTCCCCGACTCAAGTATCTTATTGGGGCTGCCCCTATAGCCTATGGTTTGCCTGTCTTTCTGCGGTAA